The following proteins are co-located in the Oryzias melastigma strain HK-1 linkage group LG8, ASM292280v2, whole genome shotgun sequence genome:
- the smim22 gene encoding small integral membrane protein 22, whose product MDQRNLQQDFQDQLNDVVGRFQSKNFFQSDLDIAFFAVFFIFIGMILLLLILVLIRCCCCCCCQDDLKPRRQKRGVVNMALEP is encoded by the exons ATGGATCAGAGGAACCTCCAGCAGGACTTTCAGGACCAACTTAATGATGTGGTCGGCAGATTTCAGTCCAAGAATTTCTTCCAGTCTGACTTGGACATCGCCTTTTTTGctgtcttcttcatcttcatcg GCatgatcctcctgctgctcatCCTGGTTCTGatccgctgctgctgctgctgctgctgccaggATGATCTCAAG CCTCGCAGACAGAAGAGGGGGGTGGTGAACATGGCTCTGGAGCCCTGA